One window of the Paraburkholderia sp. PGU19 genome contains the following:
- a CDS encoding 3-ketoacyl-ACP reductase, whose translation MSQRIAYVTGGMGGIGTSICQRLLKDGYKVIAGCGPNSPRRVKWLEDQKALGFDFVASEGNVGDWESTKLAFDKVKAEVGEIDILVNNAGITRDVVFRKMTHEDWTAVIDTNLTSLFNVTKQVIDGMVERGWGRVINISSVNGQKGQFGQTNYSTAKAGIHGFTMALAQEVATKGVTVNTVSPGYIGTDMVKSIRADVLEKIVATIPVRRLGTPDEIGSIVAWLASDESGFSTGADFSLNGGLHMG comes from the coding sequence ATGTCACAACGAATTGCGTACGTAACGGGCGGCATGGGTGGCATCGGCACGAGCATTTGCCAGCGTCTTTTGAAGGACGGCTACAAGGTGATCGCAGGCTGCGGCCCGAATTCCCCGCGTCGCGTGAAATGGCTCGAAGATCAGAAGGCTCTGGGCTTCGACTTCGTTGCGTCGGAAGGCAACGTGGGCGACTGGGAGTCGACCAAGCTCGCGTTCGACAAGGTGAAGGCCGAGGTCGGTGAAATCGACATACTGGTGAATAACGCGGGCATCACGCGCGACGTCGTGTTCCGCAAGATGACGCATGAAGACTGGACGGCCGTGATCGACACGAACCTGACCAGCCTTTTCAACGTGACGAAGCAGGTGATCGACGGCATGGTCGAGCGTGGCTGGGGCCGCGTGATCAACATTTCGTCGGTGAACGGCCAGAAAGGCCAGTTCGGTCAAACGAACTATTCGACCGCGAAGGCGGGGATTCACGGTTTCACGATGGCGCTCGCGCAGGAAGTGGCCACCAAGGGCGTGACGGTCAACACCGTTTCGCCGGGCTACATCGGCACGGACATGGTGAAATCGATTCGCGCCGATGTGCTGGAAAAGATCGTCGCGACGATTCCGGTGCGCCGTCTGGGCACGCCGGATGAAATCGGGTCGATCGTTGCATGGCTGGCGTCGGACGAGTCGGGCTTCTCGACGGGGGCCGACTTCTCGCTGAACGGCGGCCTGCATATGGGCTGA